A region from the Desulfomarina profundi genome encodes:
- a CDS encoding 4Fe-4S dicluster domain-containing protein has product MTINTNNDRREMLRVTGASLAAAGLAAANLLQPKEAEAARVKAPHWVMIMDLRRCTGCRACTVACKSEYNVPLGAFKTVIKQVVTGKYPDTRRSFIPRRCNHCEGTEKVGRITVPPCVKACPEYPKDRRIFVTAEGKKIRYRGGATYKRPDGLILIDNDACTGCGKCIDACPYGARTYNKRKMSGKDKSKNAIVKCTSCVHRLDQGVTPACVNTCAPGARIFGDLNDPGSDVAKLAKEFGLLENREKTTMKPDFKTMPNIFYIDPDGVLADYSYNDKDKLIEYRDIVE; this is encoded by the coding sequence ATGACCATCAATACAAACAATGATCGCAGAGAAATGCTTCGGGTTACCGGAGCCTCTTTGGCTGCGGCCGGACTCGCAGCAGCCAATCTGCTGCAACCAAAAGAAGCGGAAGCGGCGCGAGTAAAAGCACCCCACTGGGTAATGATAATGGATCTGCGTCGCTGCACCGGATGCCGAGCCTGCACCGTTGCCTGCAAGTCGGAGTATAACGTGCCCCTGGGTGCTTTTAAGACTGTGATAAAACAGGTAGTCACCGGTAAATATCCTGACACCAGGCGTTCATTTATTCCCCGTCGCTGTAACCACTGCGAAGGAACGGAAAAGGTAGGAAGAATTACGGTCCCGCCTTGTGTAAAAGCCTGTCCTGAATACCCAAAGGACAGACGGATCTTCGTTACCGCCGAGGGGAAAAAGATTCGCTACCGTGGTGGCGCGACCTACAAACGTCCTGATGGTCTGATTCTGATTGACAATGATGCCTGTACCGGTTGCGGCAAATGTATTGACGCCTGCCCATATGGAGCCCGTACCTACAACAAACGAAAAATGTCCGGCAAAGACAAAAGTAAAAATGCCATAGTAAAATGCACTTCCTGTGTCCATCGCCTGGATCAGGGTGTGACTCCAGCCTGTGTCAACACCTGTGCACCCGGTGCCCGAATCTTTGGTGATCTCAACGATCCGGGCAGTGATGTTGCCAAGCTTGCCAAGGAATTTGGTCTTCTGGAAAATCGTGAGAAAACAACAATGAAACCTGATTTCAAAACCATGCCCAATATTTTTTATATTGATCCTGACGGCGTACTGGCTGACTACTCCTATAACGATAAAGACAAACTCATTGAATATCGTGATATCGTTGAATAA
- a CDS encoding substrate-binding domain-containing protein has product MQKSITYLFAVWLSICSLYPLKAFSKGLNEEHTDHFFFAVSAMTSPAQTLVHFAEFREYLEEKLETHVHLKQRRTYEEINALLNDASVQMAFTCTGGYLAGRQAFGLEVLAVPVVRGKTAYRSYIITHSKNPAESLEELQGQVFAFTDPLSLSGRIYPVATLNSQGYITKTFFKKTFYTESHDKSIEAVATGLADGAAVDSLIFDSLHALPGSFARQVRVIHQSKEFGMPPVVVTPGLDKEKKRTLLKVLLGMANDPRGQIVLQHLEMDGFAIPSPELYRSAIVLQKALRE; this is encoded by the coding sequence ATGCAAAAATCAATAACATACTTATTTGCTGTCTGGCTTAGTATCTGTAGCCTGTATCCTCTCAAGGCATTTTCGAAAGGGCTCAATGAGGAACACACGGATCATTTCTTCTTTGCAGTCTCAGCTATGACTTCCCCTGCCCAGACACTGGTTCACTTTGCCGAGTTTCGTGAATACCTGGAGGAAAAACTGGAAACTCACGTCCATCTCAAACAGCGTCGAACCTATGAGGAAATCAATGCTCTCCTCAATGATGCGAGTGTACAGATGGCCTTTACCTGTACCGGCGGCTACCTTGCCGGTCGTCAGGCTTTCGGCTTAGAAGTTCTGGCAGTACCTGTTGTCCGTGGTAAAACAGCTTATCGTTCGTATATTATTACTCACAGCAAAAATCCTGCTGAAAGCCTCGAAGAACTCCAAGGTCAGGTCTTTGCCTTTACCGATCCGTTATCCCTCAGTGGTCGGATTTATCCTGTAGCTACCCTGAACAGCCAAGGATATATTACAAAAACATTTTTTAAAAAAACATTTTATACAGAGAGTCATGATAAATCCATCGAAGCAGTCGCCACAGGACTCGCCGATGGAGCAGCTGTGGACAGTCTTATTTTCGATTCTCTCCATGCACTCCCGGGTTCTTTTGCCAGGCAGGTTCGAGTCATTCATCAATCAAAGGAATTTGGCATGCCGCCGGTGGTTGTCACCCCAGGCCTTGACAAAGAAAAAAAAAGGACGCTGCTTAAAGTGTTACTTGGTATGGCCAATGATCCTCGCGGTCAAATAGTTCTCCAGCACCTGGAGATGGATGGTTTTGCCATTCCTTCGCCTGAACTTTATCGTTCTGCCATAGTTTTACAAAAAGCGTTGAGAGAGTAG
- a CDS encoding molybdopterin-containing oxidoreductase family protein, with protein sequence MKKISRRNILKLAAASGVLLTAGKGIPGNALAGSIELSQGGRDFNPDTGKERKAVPTVCFNCVTRDPKIAFVEDGRVVKIEGQPNSIRSMGKICSKGQAGINQVYFPDRILYPLKRVGKRGDGKYKRISWDEALTDLAARMKKLRDDGHPEKFMYHYGRAKGSSSKLPKTVFMGTYGSKTIGNHTTICEGGKFVAQELTWGKHYDNWDFDNTEYVLNFGCSLFEAHTNHIPLAQRMIKGIVERKVPFITFDVRLSNTAAKSTKWEPVRPGTDLAVLLAINNIIMKEDLYDREAFTFIRATEDVNASVDEKIAALKKHLASYTPEWAEKKSGVAATDIIKYAREFAKAKAATVISYRGLVAHMNGTEGERAAQMLAMITGNVNSPGGRCLAVAPHWKYPKGPKIKPKARKLKITNGWNIAYPNHGASHQILKMIKDGSHGRPDIYFWYCYNPVYVNGECQENKDILSDEKLIPFTVTSNIVYDESSKLADLILPDTSYLERWDWDGNASPTQVAEFELRQPVVAPLGECRNFSDVLCDLAKRMDMPLGIENMEEFVKRSCEMTPALKGLPGGAFEYMKKHGVYHDPKAKPLFHVHKKVIKETDLKKDGVIFDEATGVYWNWKKSKAKTEAVAREKGYFETHYSYKGYVGQKIGNKVYKGFKPDKVNKSGYFELYSALLKAKGFEPLPTWKDIPGHEALGGNKLVLTTYKVAVQIHSRSSHCKWLSEMFHDNPAWINGKTAAGLGIKDGDELSLKSKNGTIKIKAYVNEMIVPGTIAISYHLGREESGRYGSGRKSPMASDNDPDLNLKWWDTYGVHPNWLISNKPNPVSGQLCYMDEVVSVSKA encoded by the coding sequence ATGAAAAAAATCAGCCGCCGCAATATCTTGAAACTGGCTGCCGCCAGCGGTGTTTTACTGACCGCCGGCAAAGGAATACCAGGCAATGCCCTGGCCGGATCAATAGAGCTCTCCCAGGGAGGCAGAGATTTCAACCCTGATACCGGTAAAGAGCGCAAAGCAGTGCCAACTGTCTGCTTTAACTGTGTTACCCGGGATCCCAAAATTGCCTTTGTTGAAGATGGAAGGGTTGTCAAGATCGAAGGACAGCCCAATTCCATTCGCAGTATGGGCAAAATCTGTTCCAAGGGACAGGCCGGAATCAATCAGGTTTACTTCCCTGACCGTATTCTCTACCCTTTGAAAAGAGTAGGAAAACGTGGCGATGGCAAATATAAACGAATATCCTGGGATGAGGCCCTCACGGACCTCGCAGCCCGAATGAAAAAACTGCGTGATGATGGCCATCCCGAAAAATTCATGTACCATTACGGGCGGGCCAAGGGAAGCTCTTCCAAACTGCCCAAGACAGTCTTCATGGGTACCTATGGCTCAAAAACCATTGGGAACCATACGACAATCTGTGAAGGTGGGAAGTTTGTTGCCCAGGAACTCACCTGGGGCAAGCACTATGATAACTGGGATTTTGACAATACCGAATATGTTCTCAATTTTGGCTGCAGCCTCTTTGAAGCCCACACAAACCACATTCCCCTGGCACAACGGATGATCAAGGGCATTGTTGAACGTAAAGTCCCCTTTATTACTTTTGATGTCCGCCTTTCCAACACTGCTGCCAAATCGACTAAATGGGAGCCGGTTCGTCCGGGAACGGATCTGGCAGTACTGCTTGCCATTAACAACATAATCATGAAGGAAGATCTGTACGACAGGGAGGCCTTCACTTTTATTCGAGCTACCGAGGATGTCAACGCCTCTGTAGATGAAAAGATTGCTGCACTCAAAAAACATCTTGCCTCCTACACTCCCGAGTGGGCCGAGAAAAAAAGCGGTGTGGCAGCAACAGACATTATCAAGTATGCCAGGGAATTTGCCAAGGCAAAAGCCGCTACAGTCATCAGTTATCGCGGCCTTGTTGCGCATATGAATGGCACTGAGGGTGAACGGGCAGCACAGATGCTGGCCATGATAACCGGTAATGTCAACAGCCCCGGAGGACGGTGTCTGGCAGTTGCTCCACACTGGAAATACCCCAAAGGACCTAAAATCAAACCGAAGGCCAGGAAATTAAAAATCACCAATGGCTGGAACATCGCGTATCCCAACCATGGTGCCAGCCACCAGATCCTGAAGATGATCAAGGACGGCTCTCACGGCAGGCCCGATATTTATTTCTGGTATTGTTACAATCCGGTCTATGTCAACGGCGAATGCCAGGAGAACAAGGATATTCTCTCCGACGAGAAACTGATACCTTTTACTGTCACCTCCAATATTGTTTATGATGAATCCAGCAAACTTGCAGATCTCATTCTTCCGGACACAAGCTATCTTGAACGCTGGGACTGGGATGGAAACGCTTCTCCAACTCAGGTAGCCGAATTTGAACTGCGCCAGCCTGTTGTTGCACCACTGGGTGAATGTCGCAACTTCAGTGATGTACTTTGTGATCTGGCCAAACGGATGGATATGCCTCTAGGTATTGAAAACATGGAGGAGTTTGTAAAACGCTCGTGTGAAATGACTCCCGCCTTAAAAGGACTGCCCGGTGGAGCTTTTGAATATATGAAAAAACACGGGGTTTATCATGATCCAAAAGCAAAGCCTCTCTTTCATGTTCACAAAAAAGTGATCAAAGAGACCGATCTCAAGAAAGACGGTGTTATCTTTGATGAAGCAACCGGAGTATACTGGAACTGGAAAAAATCCAAAGCCAAGACCGAAGCCGTGGCCAGAGAAAAAGGCTACTTTGAAACTCACTACAGTTACAAGGGTTATGTTGGCCAGAAAATCGGCAACAAGGTCTACAAGGGGTTTAAGCCGGACAAGGTCAATAAAAGCGGATATTTTGAACTGTATTCCGCACTGCTCAAGGCCAAGGGCTTTGAACCTCTGCCAACATGGAAAGATATTCCCGGCCATGAGGCTCTGGGTGGCAACAAGCTGGTCCTCACCACGTATAAAGTTGCCGTTCAGATCCACTCCAGATCGTCCCACTGCAAGTGGCTCAGTGAGATGTTTCACGACAATCCGGCCTGGATCAACGGTAAAACTGCAGCCGGACTGGGCATTAAGGATGGAGACGAACTGAGCCTCAAATCAAAAAACGGAACAATCAAAATAAAGGCCTACGTCAATGAAATGATCGTTCCCGGGACTATCGCCATTTCCTACCACCTTGGTCGGGAAGAATCAGGACGCTATGGTTCCGGTCGCAAATCGCCCATGGCTTCGGATAATGATCCGGACCTGAACCTGAAATGGTGGGATACATATGGAGTACATCCCAACTGGTTGATAAGTAACAAACCAAATCCGGTCAGCGGACAGCTCTGTTACATGGATGAGGTTGTTTCAGTCAGTAAAGCCTGA
- a CDS encoding cytochrome c3 family protein, which translates to MKLMHAEHVAKQKAKCADCHQPLIHKEGDFIEAARLNCASCHPNHHSLQKTLLVGAAYGEVPETPSLMNPVKTNCLGCHDKSDMYKGEKILRGSAESCAGCHTQDHKKLLADWIKEVQTEVKFARGEMARAEALIVQLKGQLSEEQTTELKQLLEKGSKTLDLVEFGNGVHNKKYSIMLIDEGLNGVYTVLDELEPLAEEADAEKQQ; encoded by the coding sequence ATGAAACTGATGCACGCAGAGCATGTGGCCAAACAAAAGGCAAAATGTGCAGATTGCCACCAACCCCTGATCCATAAAGAAGGAGACTTTATCGAGGCCGCTCGACTCAACTGCGCCAGCTGTCATCCGAACCACCATAGTCTGCAGAAGACGCTTCTTGTCGGTGCTGCCTATGGCGAAGTACCGGAGACACCCAGCCTGATGAATCCTGTCAAGACCAACTGCCTGGGCTGTCATGACAAATCAGATATGTACAAAGGGGAAAAGATCCTCCGTGGATCTGCAGAATCCTGTGCAGGATGCCATACTCAGGACCATAAGAAATTACTGGCGGACTGGATAAAAGAAGTTCAGACCGAGGTGAAATTTGCAAGAGGGGAAATGGCACGGGCAGAAGCACTGATCGTCCAGTTGAAAGGCCAACTCAGTGAGGAGCAAACGACTGAATTGAAGCAGCTTCTCGAAAAAGGAAGCAAGACCCTGGATCTGGTGGAATTTGGCAATGGTGTCCATAACAAGAAGTATTCCATCATGCTGATTGATGAAGGTCTGAACGGTGTCTATACAGTCTTGGACGAACTGGAACCTCTGGCTGAAGAAGCAGACGCAGAAAAACAGCAGTGA
- a CDS encoding sigma-54-dependent transcriptional regulator, which produces MITLLIVDDEKAVRYAFKRTFGDEYHICTATNGKEAVEAVDRKEPDVVLMDIRMPEMDGLQALARIKENHPHVPIIMVTAFADSTSAMQAMKDGAFDYVSKPFDNDELRRIVEKAITASRIQAELHCGCDKEWSEAEENRDCIVGSSPEVLTMCKTIGQMADSDLPVLITGETGAGKELTARAILQHSSRKDAPFLVVNCASLPAELVESELFGYEAGAFTGASGQRIGRFEQCNGGTLFLDEIGELALGTQAKVLRVLQNGTFERLGSNKQLQTDVRLITATNRNLEQMVTDGLFRADLLHRINVLTIPIPPLRERISDLPDLILYFLARYGRQVSPPVEGISDDALEKLSEYQWPGNVRELENTIRRAIVLGKSRVISAEDCLLQGQVEPTGDFSQVVSQQIEKLLEGNESRPYHSLLAEVEQLLITKALDLCEGNQVQAANLLGINRMTLRKKLPSA; this is translated from the coding sequence ATGATTACCCTGCTCATTGTTGATGACGAAAAAGCGGTTCGTTATGCCTTTAAACGAACCTTTGGTGATGAATATCATATCTGCACTGCCACAAACGGGAAAGAAGCCGTTGAAGCGGTAGACAGAAAAGAACCCGATGTGGTCTTAATGGATATCCGCATGCCGGAAATGGATGGTCTACAGGCACTTGCCAGGATTAAGGAAAACCACCCCCATGTGCCGATTATTATGGTCACGGCTTTTGCTGATTCCACTTCGGCCATGCAGGCCATGAAAGATGGTGCCTTTGACTATGTCTCCAAACCATTTGACAATGACGAACTGCGCAGAATTGTAGAAAAAGCCATCACCGCCAGCCGGATACAGGCGGAACTGCACTGCGGCTGCGATAAGGAATGGAGTGAAGCAGAGGAAAATCGTGACTGTATCGTCGGGTCCAGCCCGGAAGTGCTCACAATGTGCAAAACAATTGGTCAGATGGCAGACTCCGACCTTCCGGTGCTTATAACCGGAGAAACCGGAGCGGGAAAGGAACTGACAGCCCGGGCCATTCTGCAGCACAGTTCGCGCAAGGATGCCCCGTTCCTCGTGGTTAACTGCGCCTCTTTACCTGCAGAACTGGTGGAAAGTGAACTGTTCGGTTACGAGGCTGGAGCCTTTACCGGAGCCTCCGGACAACGAATAGGCCGCTTTGAACAGTGCAATGGAGGAACACTGTTTCTTGATGAAATAGGAGAGCTGGCCCTTGGAACCCAGGCCAAGGTTCTTCGTGTCCTGCAAAATGGAACATTTGAACGGTTGGGCAGCAACAAGCAACTACAAACAGACGTCAGGCTTATAACTGCTACCAACAGAAACCTGGAACAAATGGTTACCGACGGCTTATTCCGTGCTGATTTACTTCACCGTATCAACGTGTTGACCATACCAATCCCACCGCTGAGAGAACGGATATCAGACCTGCCTGATCTGATTCTCTATTTCCTTGCACGTTATGGTCGACAGGTCTCTCCACCGGTAGAAGGAATAAGCGACGATGCCCTGGAAAAACTCTCTGAATATCAATGGCCGGGAAATGTCCGGGAACTTGAAAATACAATCCGACGGGCCATAGTCCTTGGCAAGTCGAGGGTCATCAGCGCAGAAGATTGTCTGCTCCAGGGCCAGGTGGAGCCGACCGGGGATTTTTCCCAGGTTGTTTCACAACAGATAGAAAAACTCCTCGAGGGAAATGAGTCCCGCCCTTACCACAGTCTGCTCGCTGAAGTGGAACAGCTCCTGATCACCAAGGCCCTTGACCTCTGTGAAGGCAACCAGGTGCAGGCGGCAAATCTCCTTGGAATCAACCGAATGACGTTGAGAAAAAAACTACCCTCTGCTTAA
- a CDS encoding TorD/DmsD family molecular chaperone produces MEKTDSNVAGIYGLLATFFAREIDLKQLEMLRNPEFRDLLETLGVNLGDDFFKRDATLLLEDLAVEFATLFIGPGNFISPHESVHRPRDDGDYGKLWGADTVAVKKFIEATGLAYRPEFGGMPDHIAAEFEFVQKIEERMETARSDGDQDLAENLKSIKNRFLTEHLLAWGPGLMDKIMTNATLPFYREIAALAKNFLQQEGELIQQQAVK; encoded by the coding sequence TTGGAAAAAACCGACAGTAATGTTGCCGGAATATATGGCTTGCTAGCCACTTTTTTTGCCCGGGAAATCGACCTGAAACAGTTGGAAATGTTGCGCAACCCTGAATTTCGAGACCTCCTGGAAACACTGGGAGTCAATCTTGGTGATGATTTTTTTAAAAGAGACGCAACACTCCTGCTTGAAGATCTGGCGGTTGAATTTGCTACCCTGTTTATTGGACCGGGGAACTTTATCTCACCCCATGAATCGGTCCATCGCCCCCGGGATGATGGTGATTACGGCAAACTCTGGGGCGCTGATACAGTGGCTGTAAAAAAATTCATTGAGGCTACAGGGCTTGCTTACCGCCCTGAATTTGGCGGAATGCCGGATCATATCGCCGCAGAATTTGAATTCGTCCAGAAAATTGAAGAGCGGATGGAAACAGCCCGTTCAGATGGTGACCAGGATCTTGCAGAGAACCTGAAATCGATCAAGAACAGGTTTCTCACTGAGCACCTACTGGCTTGGGGACCTGGGCTGATGGACAAGATCATGACAAACGCCACACTCCCGTTTTACAGGGAAATTGCAGCACTGGCCAAAAACTTTCTACAGCAGGAAGGAGAACTCATCCAACAACAGGCTGTCAAATGA
- a CDS encoding sigma-54-dependent transcriptional regulator — MKGKILIVDDDTAHLSMLKTVLKGWGYKTNEADDGSTAISVAQDTVFDGILMDVKMAHVDGIEALQEIKKINPAIPIIIMTAYSSVETAVEAMKFGAYDYLTKPLNFDDLKITLERSLEHMALSRENLSLKERLASENCLSNMIGSSPAMVDLKKMIQTIAPSEATVLILGESGTGKELIARALHSCSMRKDEQLVTVNCAALSEGLLESELFGHEKGSFTGAERKRDGRFMQANKGSIFLDEIGEVPLTMQAKLLRAIQEREIQRVGSDKVLHVDVRIIAATNKDLLNSVKDGSFREDLYYRLNVVSLSVPSLQERREDIPILARFFLDRHAAGNRKSIRNFTPTAMNCLTGYGWPGNVRELENAIERAVVLCNGNYISERELPPALLQDMEDNTKASRPLAEMAGLPLGEIEKEAIIQTLQKTDGNKSEAAKLLNITRTTLNNKIRKYAIL; from the coding sequence ATGAAAGGCAAGATACTGATAGTCGACGATGATACTGCTCATCTTTCCATGTTGAAAACTGTTCTCAAAGGATGGGGGTACAAGACAAATGAGGCTGATGATGGTTCCACAGCCATTTCCGTTGCACAGGACACGGTGTTTGACGGTATTCTCATGGATGTGAAAATGGCACATGTTGATGGTATTGAGGCTTTACAGGAAATAAAAAAAATTAATCCGGCAATTCCAATCATCATCATGACTGCCTATTCCTCTGTTGAAACTGCGGTTGAAGCCATGAAATTTGGTGCCTACGATTACCTGACAAAACCACTCAACTTTGATGATCTGAAGATAACACTTGAAAGATCACTTGAGCATATGGCACTCAGCAGGGAGAATTTATCACTCAAGGAAAGGCTTGCTTCGGAAAATTGCCTCTCAAATATGATTGGTTCAAGTCCTGCCATGGTTGATTTAAAAAAAATGATTCAAACCATTGCGCCATCCGAAGCTACGGTGCTGATTCTCGGAGAAAGTGGTACAGGAAAGGAATTGATTGCCAGGGCTCTTCATTCATGCAGCATGAGAAAGGATGAACAGCTGGTTACTGTCAATTGTGCAGCACTCAGTGAAGGACTTCTTGAGTCTGAACTGTTTGGCCATGAGAAGGGATCGTTTACGGGTGCCGAGAGAAAAAGAGATGGCAGGTTTATGCAGGCCAATAAGGGGAGCATATTTCTTGATGAGATAGGAGAAGTCCCGCTCACCATGCAGGCAAAACTCCTTCGGGCTATCCAGGAGCGGGAAATCCAGCGGGTTGGGAGTGATAAAGTGCTCCATGTCGATGTGCGGATTATTGCAGCGACAAATAAAGACCTGCTCAACAGTGTTAAAGACGGTTCATTTCGTGAAGACCTTTACTACCGGCTTAATGTTGTTTCTTTAAGTGTTCCTTCATTACAGGAGCGCAGAGAAGATATTCCGATACTTGCCAGATTTTTTCTCGACAGACACGCCGCCGGCAATCGAAAGTCCATACGCAACTTCACACCGACAGCGATGAATTGCCTGACAGGATACGGATGGCCGGGTAATGTGCGGGAACTGGAAAATGCCATTGAAAGAGCTGTCGTACTCTGTAACGGGAACTATATTTCCGAAAGAGAATTACCTCCTGCCCTGCTCCAGGATATGGAAGACAATACAAAAGCCAGCCGCCCGTTGGCCGAAATGGCCGGCCTGCCACTTGGCGAAATTGAAAAAGAAGCTATAATTCAGACATTACAGAAAACCGATGGCAATAAAAGTGAAGCGGCAAAACTGCTCAATATTACGCGTACGACCCTGAACAATAAAATCAGGAAATACGCCATTTTGTAA
- a CDS encoding NapC/NirT family cytochrome c produces MKKGILLFIAIVGVIVAAMVFAVESYTARPSFCGTSCHIMDKPYKSWQADKHGKAGNMEIACVDCHYAPGEKMTLHAKFKGLGQLFTYLSTDSKEVRRATHVADISCSAAQCHPSEKFMDKQLTYGKDKKIKFTHKAHFEKTIPGQEMHCTTCHIKASDKKHFEVPKEQCYICHFRNTEFNTGRAACNLCHEIPTTPLQSQKKNSQPDSDEKIITHQTLEKAGVSCKSCHYQVITGDMNLAPEVAKNATAIVLYWKKEIE; encoded by the coding sequence ATGAAAAAGGGAATTTTGCTGTTCATTGCCATAGTCGGTGTGATTGTTGCCGCAATGGTCTTTGCCGTTGAGTCATATACGGCAAGGCCTTCATTTTGCGGAACCAGTTGCCATATAATGGATAAACCCTACAAAAGCTGGCAGGCTGACAAGCACGGTAAAGCCGGCAACATGGAGATTGCCTGTGTGGACTGCCACTATGCCCCAGGTGAAAAAATGACTCTCCACGCCAAGTTCAAAGGGTTGGGACAGCTCTTCACCTATCTTTCCACTGACAGTAAAGAGGTGCGGCGCGCCACCCATGTTGCGGATATCTCCTGTTCTGCAGCCCAGTGCCATCCTTCAGAAAAATTTATGGATAAACAGTTGACTTATGGCAAAGATAAAAAAATCAAGTTTACCCATAAAGCCCATTTTGAAAAAACCATCCCCGGCCAGGAAATGCACTGTACAACCTGCCACATCAAGGCCAGTGATAAAAAACACTTCGAAGTTCCCAAGGAGCAGTGCTACATCTGTCATTTCAGGAACACAGAATTTAATACAGGACGTGCTGCCTGTAATCTCTGTCATGAGATTCCCACCACTCCACTTCAATCTCAGAAAAAAAACAGCCAACCTGATTCTGATGAAAAGATCATTACCCACCAGACTCTTGAAAAAGCAGGTGTTTCCTGCAAGAGCTGTCATTACCAGGTCATCACAGGTGACATGAATCTTGCCCCAGAAGTTGCGAAAAATGCCACAGCGATAGTGCTGTACTGGAAAAAAGAGATCGAATGA
- a CDS encoding sensor histidine kinase encodes MVLPWYNRIAVRLSVSIMAVIVVTALSVATLILRDEKHILQKDLRIRALQLGEILPRQIIEPLLYDEDFALYSLLQSYLESKESFLLYGEIYNELGELIIARERESITREPITSFKLARKQPVFLRDFSETDPKQPLDLLIPISSKQLGVAGYLRLGISVQSLFKTLHTSRKKVWVVTSLIAVIGILAALWMARELISPVLLLNRAAHRVGAGDFGTAIPENGVGEIGELASTFNTMSHQLKELVAAIRSAQENLVRTEKLYALGEFSTGLAHEIKNPLTSIKMLIQRAEEQEESLEGEDLEVIVEELDRIDYTVSRFLRTARQSEMAFTDTDINSLVEDVLAITGPKIEKSGIRISKKLDKTLAPLRVDGNSIKQILMNGILNALQAMNPGGELTISTSLVDGNLQCTITDTGCGISKENLKHIFDPFFTTKEDGTGMGLAVAWNIAQQHGGRLDIVSNHSGTSLLLILPYDYPAHC; translated from the coding sequence ATGGTTTTGCCATGGTACAATCGTATTGCCGTACGCCTGTCAGTTTCCATAATGGCAGTTATTGTGGTTACTGCTCTCTCAGTAGCCACTTTAATCTTGCGAGATGAAAAACACATTCTCCAGAAAGACCTGAGAATCCGTGCCCTGCAGCTTGGCGAAATTCTACCGAGACAGATTATCGAACCCTTACTCTATGATGAGGATTTTGCACTCTACAGCCTGCTTCAGTCCTATCTGGAATCTAAGGAGAGTTTTCTTCTCTATGGCGAAATATATAATGAACTGGGAGAGCTGATTATTGCACGAGAACGTGAATCCATCACGCGGGAGCCAATAACATCTTTTAAACTTGCCCGAAAACAACCTGTTTTTTTACGTGACTTTTCAGAGACCGACCCCAAACAGCCGTTGGATCTTCTTATTCCCATAAGCTCTAAACAGCTGGGTGTTGCCGGATACCTCCGTCTCGGTATTTCTGTCCAGTCCCTGTTCAAAACCCTGCATACCTCCAGAAAAAAAGTATGGGTCGTCACCAGTCTCATTGCTGTTATAGGTATTCTGGCGGCCCTGTGGATGGCCAGAGAACTGATCTCTCCCGTACTTCTGCTCAATCGTGCCGCCCACAGGGTTGGCGCTGGTGATTTTGGTACGGCGATTCCGGAAAATGGTGTGGGAGAGATAGGAGAACTAGCCAGTACATTTAATACCATGTCTCATCAGCTTAAAGAACTGGTGGCTGCAATCAGATCGGCTCAGGAAAACCTGGTGCGTACGGAAAAACTCTATGCCCTGGGCGAATTTTCCACCGGTCTTGCCCACGAGATAAAAAACCCGTTGACTTCCATCAAAATGCTGATTCAACGAGCTGAAGAACAGGAAGAATCACTGGAGGGTGAAGATCTCGAAGTAATAGTGGAAGAATTAGACAGGATCGACTATACCGTCAGCCGTTTCCTTCGAACTGCCCGACAGTCGGAAATGGCCTTCACTGACACTGATATAAACAGCCTGGTTGAAGATGTTCTTGCTATCACCGGACCCAAAATTGAAAAATCCGGGATTCGTATTAGCAAAAAATTAGACAAAACCCTTGCTCCCCTTCGAGTTGATGGAAACAGTATTAAACAGATTCTAATGAACGGTATTTTAAACGCCCTCCAGGCAATGAACCCGGGAGGAGAACTTACTATTTCAACTTCACTTGTCGATGGAAACCTGCAGTGTACAATAACCGACACGGGTTGCGGTATATCAAAAGAAAACCTGAAACATATTTTTGATCCGTTTTTCACGACCAAAGAAGACGGCACAGGCATGGGTCTTGCTGTAGCCTGGAATATTGCCCAGCAACATGGGGGACGTCTGGATATCGTCTCCAACCACTCCGGAACCTCACTACTGTTAATTCTGCCCTATGATTACCCTGCTCATTGTTGA